DNA from Synechococcales cyanobacterium T60_A2020_003:
GACAGGAAGGGATTGCGTCTGATTAATTGACGAAGCCCTAGCCTGACTTGGGATGGCGTGGGATGCGGCGCGTTTCATGCCATCCGGGTTAGCAATATCAAACTTACCTAGAGGATCTACACCATGAACACCGCCCAAATTAGCACCGATGGCACCCATCAAATTGTGATACTTCCCGAAGACTTCAAAATGTCGGGTACGGAGGTCTTCACCGCATTCAGAAACGCGCCTGTCAGCGCGGCTCCACTCAACCGTGCTCCGGCTAAATCGGCCCAATTCAAATTCGCCCGTGAAAGATCCGCATTGCGTAAGTTCACACCTTGCAAATTTGCACCACAGAGGTTGGCTCGTCGCACTTGAGCATTACGCAAATTCGCATGGGATAGCGTTGCCCCACTCAACTTGGCACGGGTGAGGTTCGCTTTGACCATGAATGCCCCTTGTAGGGTCGCTTTGGTCAGGTCAGCGTCTTCGAGGCTGCCCTCGCTGAACTTGGTAAAGCTAAGGTCTGCCCAATTGAGAAATGTCTCGGATAAATTTGATCCTGTTAAAAAGGCACGGCTAAGGTTAGCTCCGGTGAGATTAGCTCCGGTTAAATCCACGCCAACCAACGTACAGCCTGCTAAGTTGGCACCTCGTAGATCAGCCCCAACAAAGTTTCGCTGGCCATCATCGTATCGCTGCAGTAGTGTACTTGCATCCATGAGAAGGAACTCAGCAATTTCAAATTAACGTTGGATATCCACACCTTTAGTTCCACGTTAGATCAGTTTTATAGCCGCTGAGTCCAGGATTACGATTGCGTGATGTATCAGTACAAAACTTTGAGATTTCCTTAAGATTCTGCCCTTATGAACTCTAAATAGCTGGCGCTGAGTTCTTTAACCGCCGCTTCGTAAAACTGCCGTCCGTGGTCAGGCGTAGCGAGGGCAGGGTTCGATCCCATCCGTCCGTCGGGATAGTGTTTACGAAAGTGAGTCGCTCCACAGATGGGATGCCCGGATGCGATGTTTGCGTCTAACGGAGCCTGTTTAATGTGGTCTGGATAAACGAACTGGGTGAGGGCAACCTCGCTAGGGGTCGCGTGGGAGCCTTCGGCGTCACCGTATAGGGACTTGGCAAGTTGGTAGACCGAGCTACACATAAACCAGTTGGCAAGACGGCACTGAACGTACTCGGCATCGGGATAGCGCAGTTCAGCGAGATACGCATAGGTTTCGGCAAAGGCTGCCTTCAGAGTGGCTATATTGCCCCCATGCCCGTTAATGAAAAAGAATTGGGTAAATCCAGCACTCACCAGACTGGACAGATAGTCGCGAATGACCAAGATTAGGGTACTGGGACGCAAACTCATGCTGCCGGGAAAAGCGGTGTGGTGTAGCGCCATTCCTACGTTAATGGTCGGTGCTACGAGGGCATGGGTCGCTTCTCCTATGCCTTTGGCGATCGCCTCTGCACAGATGGCATCGGTGCCAATCAGTCCGGTGGGGCCGTGTTGTTCTGTGGAACCGATGGGAATAATCAATCCGCGCGATCGCGTCAGGTAGGCTTCAACTTCAGGCCAGGTCGATAGGTGGAGCAGCATAGGCAAAAAGAGATTCTAGGGGATTGCAGCGCTGGGAAATTCCCAACCAAGGCGGGTGGGCTGTTGATAGATTTTTTGGAGGGTGTTGATATCTCGGACGGAGATAGCCGCCGGATTGCGTACCTGAGAAAAATATAGAGCATCGGTTTCTGAATCACTGTGTCCCCAGATGCCAAGGGCATGACCTAGCTCATGGCGAGCGGAGG
Protein-coding regions in this window:
- a CDS encoding pentapeptide repeat-containing protein, producing the protein MDASTLLQRYDDGQRNFVGADLRGANLAGCTLVGVDLTGANLTGANLSRAFLTGSNLSETFLNWADLSFTKFSEGSLEDADLTKATLQGAFMVKANLTRAKLSGATLSHANLRNAQVRRANLCGANLQGVNLRNADLSRANLNWADLAGARLSGAALTGAFLNAVKTSVPDILKSSGSITI
- a CDS encoding creatininase family protein, which gives rise to MLLHLSTWPEVEAYLTRSRGLIIPIGSTEQHGPTGLIGTDAICAEAIAKGIGEATHALVAPTINVGMALHHTAFPGSMSLRPSTLILVIRDYLSSLVSAGFTQFFFINGHGGNIATLKAAFAETYAYLAELRYPDAEYVQCRLANWFMCSSVYQLAKSLYGDAEGSHATPSEVALTQFVYPDHIKQAPLDANIASGHPICGATHFRKHYPDGRMGSNPALATPDHGRQFYEAAVKELSASYLEFIRAES